The following coding sequences are from one Sulfitobacter sp. HNIBRBA3233 window:
- a CDS encoding chloride channel protein → MSEPSRSFLSQQATQAWQGCCEGWAVLRRKGPGKITFWFIALVIGIAAGFAALFFRKGINLLQATLYGTEDVQFLHSFISGLEWYWIIVIPTLGGLATGLILHRFTSDARARSVADVIVGSALKDGRVETRAGLASAAASLVTLGTGGSSGREGPVVHLAGVLSTWVTNRINADGITGRDLLGCAVAAAVSASFNAPIAGALFALEVVLRHFAIHAFAPIVIASVAGTVINRIEFGGVTEFKLPTTGELQFYIELPAFLMLGLTCGIVAVALMKSIFWAEDLGNHIQDRTRLPRWMRPMVAGAMLGVIALWFPHIIGVGYETTSLALTGELVLHEAIVFAVLKVLAVTITLGGRMGGGVFSPSLMVGALVGLAFGLIATGIFPDVSGSVSLYALAGMGAVAAAVLGAPISTTLIVFELTGDWQTGLAVMVAVSMSTAIASRVVDHSFFLTQIERRGIHLAAGPQAYLLAMFTAAKVMRTDAHPRAADPERCWELIGEGTYIDGAATLEAAMPMFEQSGVPFLPVVTLTADAAPPELLGALFHVDALRAYNRALAATAAEEHS, encoded by the coding sequence ATGTCAGAGCCCAGCCGCTCCTTTCTCTCGCAACAGGCCACGCAGGCTTGGCAGGGATGTTGCGAGGGCTGGGCCGTTCTGCGCCGCAAGGGGCCGGGCAAGATCACATTCTGGTTCATCGCCTTGGTCATCGGTATCGCGGCAGGTTTCGCGGCCCTGTTTTTCCGCAAGGGGATCAACCTCTTGCAGGCCACTCTTTACGGGACCGAAGATGTGCAGTTCCTGCACAGCTTCATCTCGGGGCTCGAATGGTACTGGATCATCGTCATTCCCACCTTGGGCGGGCTGGCTACGGGCCTGATCCTGCACCGCTTCACCTCCGATGCGCGGGCACGGTCGGTCGCGGATGTCATCGTGGGCTCCGCGCTCAAGGACGGCCGGGTAGAGACACGCGCCGGTCTGGCATCGGCGGCGGCATCGCTTGTGACGCTCGGCACGGGCGGTTCGTCCGGGCGCGAGGGGCCGGTGGTGCACCTTGCCGGTGTGCTCTCCACATGGGTGACCAATCGCATCAATGCCGACGGGATCACGGGCCGTGATCTGCTGGGCTGTGCCGTCGCCGCCGCCGTTTCGGCCAGCTTCAACGCGCCCATCGCGGGCGCGCTTTTCGCGCTGGAGGTCGTGCTGCGCCATTTCGCAATCCATGCCTTCGCACCCATCGTTATCGCCTCTGTGGCGGGAACGGTGATCAACCGGATCGAATTCGGCGGGGTGACCGAATTCAAGCTGCCCACCACTGGCGAGCTCCAGTTCTACATCGAATTGCCCGCCTTTCTGATGCTGGGGCTGACCTGTGGGATCGTCGCCGTTGCCCTGATGAAGTCTATCTTCTGGGCGGAGGATCTGGGCAACCACATACAGGACCGGACGCGCCTGCCACGCTGGATGCGCCCCATGGTGGCCGGTGCGATGCTGGGCGTCATCGCGCTGTGGTTTCCGCATATCATCGGCGTCGGCTACGAAACCACGTCGCTGGCCCTGACCGGAGAGCTGGTGCTGCACGAGGCGATCGTCTTTGCGGTCCTCAAGGTGCTGGCGGTAACGATCACGCTGGGCGGACGCATGGGGGGCGGTGTGTTCTCGCCCTCGCTGATGGTCGGCGCGCTGGTCGGGCTGGCCTTCGGATTGATCGCCACGGGAATTTTTCCCGATGTATCGGGGTCCGTATCGCTCTATGCGCTGGCGGGCATGGGGGCCGTCGCCGCCGCCGTTCTGGGGGCGCCGATCTCGACCACATTGATCGTGTTCGAACTGACCGGTGACTGGCAAACGGGTCTTGCGGTGATGGTCGCGGTCAGCATGTCAACGGCCATCGCGTCGCGCGTGGTCGATCACAGCTTCTTCCTCACCCAGATCGAAAGGCGCGGCATTCACCTCGCCGCCGGCCCCCAGGCCTATTTGCTGGCGATGTTTACCGCTGCAAAAGTCATGCGCACCGACGCGCATCCGCGCGCCGCCGATCCGGAGCGTTGCTGGGAACTGATCGGCGAGGGCACATATATCGACGGGGCCGCCACGCTGGAAGCGGCAATGCCCATGTTCGAACAATCGGGCGTGCCGTTCCTGCCGGTCGTGACTCTGACCGCGGATGCGGCCCCGCCCGAACTGCTGGGCGCGCTCTTCCACGTTGATGCGCTGCGCGCCTACAACAGGGCTCTCGCCGCCACGGCGGCCGAAGAGCACTCCTGA
- a CDS encoding outer membrane protein assembly factor BamD, with the protein MGLGGSAKRLSVSLLVVAALAACDGGRDAGRFTDNFFNPQEIPLETYTPEQIFDRGEFELNRRRPAEGAFYFAEIERLYPYSEWAKRALIMQAFAYHQDGDYPNSRSAAQRFIDFYPDDDDAAYAAYLLALSYYDQIDDIGRDQGLTFQALQSLRQVIERYPDSEYARSSILKFDLAFDHLAAKEMEIGRYYLRRDHYAAAINRFRVVVEDFQTTTHTAEALHRLVEAYLSLGLTEEAQTAGAILGYNYQATEWYQDSYKLLTGRGLELKSFGNNWLSSIYRQTIKGEWL; encoded by the coding sequence ATGGGTCTTGGGGGTTCGGCAAAACGACTGTCCGTGTCGCTGCTTGTTGTGGCCGCGCTGGCCGCCTGCGATGGTGGCCGGGATGCGGGCCGTTTTACGGACAACTTTTTCAATCCGCAGGAAATTCCGCTCGAAACCTACACGCCGGAACAGATTTTCGATCGTGGCGAATTCGAACTGAACCGCAGGCGTCCGGCCGAAGGCGCGTTCTATTTCGCCGAGATCGAGCGGCTCTATCCCTATTCCGAATGGGCCAAGCGCGCGCTGATCATGCAGGCCTTTGCCTATCATCAGGATGGCGATTATCCCAACAGCCGCTCCGCGGCGCAGCGGTTCATCGATTTCTATCCCGATGACGATGACGCGGCCTATGCCGCCTATCTTCTCGCGCTCAGCTATTACGACCAGATCGACGATATCGGTCGGGATCAGGGCCTGACGTTCCAGGCGCTGCAATCGCTGCGTCAGGTGATCGAACGCTATCCGGACAGCGAATATGCGCGGTCGTCCATCCTGAAATTCGATCTGGCCTTCGACCATCTTGCCGCGAAAGAGATGGAGATCGGGCGCTACTACCTGCGTCGCGACCATTACGCAGCCGCGATCAATCGTTTCCGGGTCGTTGTCGAGGATTTCCAGACCACCACCCACACCGCCGAAGCGCTGCACCGGCTGGTCGAGGCGTATCTGAGCCTTGGTCTGACCGAGGAGGCCCAGACCGCCGGCGCGATCCTCGGCTATAACTACCAGGCGACGGAATGGTATCAGGACAGCTACAAGCTGTTGACCGGTCGCGGGCTCGAGTTGAAAAGCTTCGGCAACAACTGGCTGTCGTCGATCTACCGCCAGACGATCAAGGGCGAGTGGCTTTAA
- the ftsA gene encoding cell division protein FtsA, which produces MNDLYDSQRTMRHMRKLAMQRGVVAILDVGSSKIAALVLRFDGSAKLGDEGEIGSLAGQSGFRVIGAATTRSRGVRFGEISAMQETERAIRTALQAAQKMAGIRVDHVIACFAGAEPRSYGLDASVLLEDQVVSEDDVARVLSSCDVPEYGEGREVLHAQPVNFSLDHRTGLVDPRGQIGNELSVDMHMLTVDAAAIQHLAYCIKRCDLELAGIASSAYVSGIAALVEDEQELGAACIDLGGGATGVSIFIKKHMIYADSIRMGGDHVTSDISMGLQVPMANAERIKTFYGGVHATGMDDREMIEIGGETGDYEHDRRTASRAELIGIMRPRVEEILEEVRARLDAAGFDHLPSQQIVLTGGGSQIPGLDGLASRILGQQVRLGRPLRVHGLPQAATGPGFSSAVGLALFAAHPQDEWWDFDIPADRYPARSLKRAVKWFRDNW; this is translated from the coding sequence ATGAACGATCTCTACGACAGTCAGCGTACAATGCGTCACATGCGCAAGCTCGCCATGCAACGCGGCGTGGTTGCGATCCTCGATGTCGGCAGTTCCAAGATCGCGGCGCTGGTGCTGCGCTTCGATGGCTCGGCAAAGCTCGGCGACGAGGGCGAGATCGGGTCGCTTGCGGGACAGTCGGGGTTCCGGGTCATCGGGGCCGCCACCACGCGGTCGCGGGGCGTCCGCTTTGGCGAGATTTCTGCCATGCAGGAGACCGAGCGCGCGATCCGCACGGCCCTTCAGGCCGCGCAAAAGATGGCCGGCATCCGCGTCGATCATGTCATCGCCTGTTTTGCGGGGGCCGAGCCGCGCTCCTACGGTCTGGACGCGTCGGTGTTGCTGGAGGATCAGGTCGTCAGCGAGGATGACGTCGCACGGGTGCTCAGCTCCTGCGATGTGCCCGAATACGGTGAGGGGCGCGAGGTTCTGCACGCGCAGCCCGTGAACTTCTCGCTCGATCACCGGACCGGGCTTGTCGATCCGCGTGGCCAGATTGGCAACGAACTGAGCGTCGACATGCACATGCTGACGGTCGATGCCGCCGCGATCCAGCATCTCGCCTACTGCATCAAACGCTGCGATCTGGAACTCGCCGGTATCGCGTCTTCGGCCTATGTCTCGGGGATCGCGGCGCTGGTCGAGGACGAACAGGAACTGGGTGCCGCCTGTATCGACCTTGGCGGCGGGGCGACCGGCGTGTCGATCTTCATCAAGAAACACATGATCTACGCCGACAGCATCCGCATGGGCGGCGATCACGTGACATCGGATATCTCGATGGGATTGCAGGTGCCGATGGCCAATGCCGAGCGGATCAAGACATTCTACGGCGGTGTTCACGCCACGGGCATGGACGACCGCGAAATGATCGAGATCGGCGGAGAGACCGGTGATTACGAACATGACCGTCGCACCGCGAGCCGCGCCGAGCTGATTGGCATCATGCGCCCACGGGTCGAGGAAATTCTCGAAGAGGTCCGCGCGCGGCTCGATGCGGCGGGATTCGACCATCTGCCCAGCCAGCAGATCGTCCTGACAGGAGGCGGCAGCCAGATCCCCGGTCTCGACGGGCTGGCGAGCCGCATTCTGGGCCAGCAGGTGCGCCTTGGACGTCCGCTGCGGGTGCACGGATTGCCACAGGCAGCGACCGGTCCGGGCTTCTCTTCGGCGGTGGGTCTGGCGCTTTTCGCGGCGCATCCGCAGGACGAATGGTGGGATTTCGACATTCCCGCCGACCGCTATCCGGCGCGGTCGCTGAAACGTGCGGTCAAATGGTTCCGCGATAACTGGTGA
- the recN gene encoding DNA repair protein RecN, which translates to MLRGLDISDMLIIERLELNFQPGLNVLTGETGAGKSILLDSLGFVLGWRGRADLVRQGAAQGEVTAWFDLPAGHPAHAVLQEAGLPEGDELILRRINTSDGRKTAWVNDRRCSGEVLRQLSETLVELHGQHDDRGLLDPKGHRAILDDFGGLDAALQETRAAWSARHSTRRALETARKAQAEIAAEEEFLRYAVAELDKLKPEEGEEATLDTRRRMMQAAERIRADVVQAYEAMGPNGAESQMADALRWLDGAADRAEGALEEPMAALNRAMIELDTAMEGVVTAIEAMSFDAAELEETEERLFAMRGLARKHNVQADELAGFADTLRGKLAALDAGDEELARLERDARAAEAAYDAAANLLTQARQAAAARLDTAVSGELAPLKMDRAVFATRITEDTAGPDGRDAVTFTVATNPGAPAGPLNKIASGGELSRFLLALKVCLTQGQSGLTLIFDEIDRGVGGATADAVGRRLAAIADGGQVLVVTHSPQVAALGAHHWRVEKSVTDGMTTTDVVPLDPEARVDELARMVAGDQITDAARQAARALLSV; encoded by the coding sequence ATGCTGCGCGGACTGGATATTTCCGACATGCTCATCATCGAGCGGCTGGAGCTGAATTTTCAGCCCGGCCTCAACGTGCTGACCGGAGAGACCGGCGCGGGCAAGTCGATCCTGCTGGATTCGCTTGGCTTTGTCCTTGGATGGCGGGGCCGTGCCGATCTGGTCCGGCAGGGCGCCGCGCAGGGCGAAGTGACCGCTTGGTTCGACCTGCCCGCCGGTCACCCCGCGCACGCGGTTTTGCAAGAAGCGGGACTGCCCGAAGGGGATGAGCTGATCCTGAGGCGGATCAATACGTCGGACGGGCGCAAAACGGCGTGGGTCAACGACCGGCGGTGTTCGGGCGAGGTGCTGCGCCAGCTGTCTGAGACGCTGGTGGAACTGCACGGCCAGCACGACGATCGCGGCCTGCTGGATCCCAAAGGGCACAGGGCGATCCTCGACGATTTCGGAGGTCTCGACGCGGCCTTGCAAGAGACGCGGGCGGCGTGGTCGGCGCGCCACAGCACCCGCCGCGCGCTCGAGACCGCGCGTAAGGCACAGGCCGAGATTGCCGCCGAGGAAGAATTCCTGCGCTACGCGGTGGCCGAACTGGACAAGCTGAAGCCGGAAGAAGGCGAAGAAGCCACGCTCGATACCCGCAGGCGGATGATGCAGGCCGCCGAACGGATCCGCGCCGACGTGGTGCAGGCCTATGAGGCGATGGGCCCGAACGGGGCGGAATCGCAGATGGCAGACGCGTTGCGCTGGCTTGACGGTGCGGCGGATCGTGCCGAAGGCGCGCTGGAAGAACCGATGGCGGCGCTGAACCGTGCGATGATCGAACTCGACACCGCGATGGAAGGTGTCGTGACCGCGATCGAGGCGATGTCCTTCGACGCGGCTGAGCTTGAGGAAACCGAAGAACGGCTGTTTGCGATGCGTGGCCTCGCACGCAAGCACAATGTGCAGGCGGATGAACTGGCCGGTTTCGCCGACACCCTGCGCGGCAAGCTTGCGGCACTCGATGCGGGCGATGAAGAACTGGCGCGCCTCGAGCGTGACGCACGCGCGGCAGAGGCGGCCTATGACGCGGCGGCGAACCTGCTGACGCAGGCACGCCAAGCGGCGGCGGCACGGCTGGACACAGCCGTCAGCGGAGAGCTGGCACCGCTGAAGATGGACCGCGCCGTCTTTGCCACGCGCATTACCGAGGACACGGCCGGCCCGGACGGGCGCGATGCCGTCACCTTCACGGTCGCGACCAACCCCGGCGCGCCGGCAGGACCGCTGAACAAGATTGCCTCGGGCGGGGAGCTGTCGCGCTTCTTGCTGGCGTTGAAGGTTTGCCTGACACAGGGGCAGTCGGGGCTGACGCTGATCTTTGACGAAATCGACCGTGGCGTGGGCGGGGCGACCGCCGATGCGGTCGGGCGCCGGCTGGCCGCAATTGCCGATGGCGGTCAGGTGCTGGTGGTGACCCATTCGCCGCAGGTCGCGGCACTGGGCGCGCACCACTGGCGGGTCGAAAAATCCGTGACCGACGGGATGACGACGACGGACGTGGTGCCCCTCGACCCCGAGGCGCGGGTGGACGAACTGGCGCGTATGGTTGCGGGCGATCAGATTACCGATGCGGCACGGCAGGCGGCCCGTGCGCTTCTGAGCGTGTGA
- a CDS encoding aminopeptidase P family protein, with amino-acid sequence MYQTFDVTARPEQGPPRLKALRGVLADEGLDGFLVPRADAHQGEYVAARDARLAWLTGFTGSAGFCVVLRDRAGVFIDGRYRTQVKAQVAAEFTPVPWPETSMAAWLRDALPAGGRVGFDPWLHTVEQIAQTTKALAGSGITLIETANLVDRIWDDQPAPPSQPAKIHPLEFAGESHEHKRARLAKTLAEAGERAAVITLPDSLCWLLNIRGADIERNPVVHAFALFHADGSVDLFADLRKFEGMAAHLGPEVRLAATEKFLPALDGLDGPVRIDAGTAPQIVANRLGDRAVHGKDPCALPKARKNAAEIAGAAEAHLRDGAAMVEMLCWLDAQPAGSLSETQVVRKLEEFRRRDNALQDISFETIAGTGPNGAIMHYRVTEETDATLEDGHLIVIDSGGQYLDGTTDITRTIPIGTPPQEACAAFTRVLAGLIAMSRLRWPKGLAGCHIEAIGRMPLWLAGQDFDHGLGHGVGAYLSVHEGPQRLSRVSDVPLEAGMILSNEPGYYREGAFGIRLENLLVAEKAPNLPGGDDHRAMLHWRTLAFVPIDRRLVVPELLDPDARTWLNDYHAEVVQKIGPRVTPPAKEWLDNATAPI; translated from the coding sequence ATGTACCAGACGTTCGACGTGACAGCGCGGCCCGAACAGGGGCCTCCGCGCCTGAAAGCCTTGCGCGGGGTACTGGCTGACGAGGGTCTCGACGGGTTCCTGGTGCCGCGTGCGGACGCACATCAGGGTGAATATGTGGCCGCGCGGGACGCTCGGCTGGCGTGGCTGACGGGATTTACCGGATCGGCCGGGTTCTGCGTCGTGCTGCGAGACCGGGCGGGCGTGTTCATCGACGGGCGCTACCGCACGCAGGTGAAAGCGCAAGTCGCGGCGGAGTTCACGCCCGTGCCTTGGCCCGAAACCTCGATGGCGGCATGGCTGCGCGATGCGCTGCCCGCGGGCGGGCGTGTGGGATTTGACCCCTGGCTGCATACCGTCGAGCAGATCGCGCAAACGACGAAAGCCCTTGCGGGCAGCGGGATCACGTTGATCGAGACCGCAAACCTTGTCGACCGGATCTGGGACGACCAGCCCGCACCGCCAAGCCAACCGGCGAAGATCCATCCGCTGGAATTCGCGGGAGAGAGCCACGAGCACAAGCGCGCACGCCTCGCCAAAACCCTTGCCGAGGCCGGTGAGCGGGCAGCGGTGATTACCCTTCCCGACAGCCTGTGCTGGCTGCTCAATATCAGGGGCGCGGACATCGAGCGCAATCCCGTGGTCCATGCCTTTGCCCTGTTTCACGCGGACGGGTCAGTGGATCTTTTCGCCGATCTGCGGAAGTTTGAGGGCATGGCCGCGCATCTGGGCCCCGAGGTGAGACTGGCTGCGACGGAGAAATTCCTGCCCGCGCTCGACGGGCTGGACGGGCCCGTGCGCATCGACGCCGGAACCGCGCCGCAGATCGTTGCCAACCGCCTCGGCGATCGCGCCGTGCACGGCAAGGACCCCTGCGCCCTGCCGAAGGCGCGCAAGAACGCTGCCGAGATCGCCGGTGCCGCCGAAGCGCATCTGCGCGATGGCGCGGCCATGGTCGAAATGCTGTGCTGGCTCGATGCGCAGCCGGCAGGATCGCTGAGCGAGACACAGGTCGTCCGCAAGCTGGAGGAATTTCGCAGGCGCGACAACGCGCTGCAGGACATCAGCTTCGAGACCATCGCGGGCACCGGCCCGAACGGGGCGATCATGCACTACCGCGTGACCGAGGAAACCGATGCCACGCTGGAGGACGGCCATCTGATCGTGATCGACAGCGGCGGGCAATATCTGGACGGCACCACTGATATCACCCGCACCATCCCCATCGGCACACCACCGCAGGAGGCCTGCGCTGCCTTTACCCGCGTGCTGGCGGGGCTGATCGCCATGAGCCGCCTGCGCTGGCCCAAGGGCCTTGCCGGTTGCCATATCGAGGCGATCGGCCGGATGCCGCTCTGGCTGGCGGGGCAGGATTTCGACCACGGTCTGGGCCACGGTGTGGGTGCCTATCTCAGCGTGCATGAAGGGCCGCAGCGGTTGAGCCGGGTCAGCGACGTTCCGCTGGAGGCAGGCATGATCCTCAGCAACGAACCGGGGTACTACCGTGAAGGGGCGTTCGGGATCAGGCTGGAGAATTTGCTGGTGGCCGAAAAAGCCCCCAACCTGCCCGGTGGCGACGACCACCGTGCAATGCTGCACTGGCGCACGCTGGCCTTTGTCCCGATCGACAGGCGGCTGGTGGTGCCGGAACTGCTCGATCCGGATGCGCGGACATGGCTGAACGACTATCACGCCGAGGTTGTGCAAAAGATCGGGCCGCGGGTTACACCGCCTGCGAAAGAATGGTTAGATAACGCAACCGCGCCGATCTGA
- the lpxC gene encoding UDP-3-O-acyl-N-acetylglucosamine deacetylase — MQTTVKTAISFAGFGLHSGKPATATVRPAPVNSGIWFKRTDVQVGNRMIPARWDAVDRSPLCTKLRNDAGLEISTVEHLMAALAGCGIHNAVVDIDGPEVPILDGSSAPFVRGIMAQGVQPQAAPVMAFEVLKEVTVRDGDAVATIKPSDTLRIDFEIEFDDAAIGHQFKSLVMNNGSFARELCDSRTFCRQADVENMQSNGLALGGQPGENAVVFDGERVLSPGGLRHADEPVRHKMLDALGDLALAGAPLLGHYVGERAGHSLTNTLLRKLFATPGAVRKVACTGDKAARLPGFGLVWEEIPAVA; from the coding sequence GTGCAGACAACCGTGAAAACAGCGATCAGCTTCGCAGGCTTCGGCCTGCATTCCGGCAAACCGGCAACGGCAACCGTGCGCCCTGCGCCGGTGAATTCGGGCATCTGGTTCAAACGTACCGACGTTCAGGTGGGCAACCGCATGATCCCGGCACGCTGGGACGCGGTAGACCGGTCGCCCCTGTGCACCAAGCTGCGCAATGACGCCGGGCTTGAGATATCCACCGTTGAGCACCTGATGGCGGCGCTGGCCGGATGCGGCATCCACAACGCGGTTGTCGACATCGACGGACCCGAAGTGCCGATCCTCGACGGCTCGTCAGCACCTTTCGTGCGCGGGATCATGGCGCAAGGCGTGCAGCCACAGGCGGCCCCTGTCATGGCTTTCGAAGTGCTGAAGGAAGTGACCGTCCGCGATGGTGACGCGGTCGCAACGATCAAACCGTCCGACACGCTGCGCATCGACTTCGAGATCGAATTCGACGATGCGGCTATCGGCCACCAGTTCAAGTCGCTGGTGATGAACAACGGCTCTTTTGCGCGCGAATTGTGCGACAGCCGGACGTTCTGCCGCCAGGCCGATGTCGAGAACATGCAGTCCAACGGTCTGGCCCTCGGCGGGCAGCCCGGCGAAAACGCGGTTGTTTTCGATGGCGAGCGTGTGCTCAGCCCCGGTGGCCTGCGCCACGCGGACGAACCCGTGCGCCACAAGATGCTCGACGCTCTGGGCGATCTGGCGCTGGCCGGTGCGCCTCTGCTGGGTCATTATGTGGGCGAACGGGCGGGCCATTCGCTGACCAACACGCTCTTGCGGAAACTTTTCGCAACACCCGGTGCGGTGCGCAAAGTTGCCTGCACCGGCGACAAGGCCGCGCGCCTTCCCGGTTTTGGTCTGGTCTGGGAAGAAATCCCCGCCGTTGCCTGA
- the ftsZ gene encoding cell division protein FtsZ, giving the protein MTLNLSMPGQDDLKPRITVFGVGGAGGNAVNNMIEKELDGVDFVVANTDAQALQQAKSENRVQLGIKVTEGLGAGARATVGAAAAEESIEQIVDHLAGAHMCFITAGMGGGTGTGAAPIIAQAARELGVLTVGVVTKPFQFEGAKRMRQAEDGVEALQKVVDTLIIIPNQNLFRLANEKTTFTEAFSMADDVLYQGVKGVTDLMVRPGLINLDFADVRAVMDEMGKAMMGTGEADGEDRAIQAAEKAIANPLLDEISLRGAKGVLINITGGHDLTLFELDEAANRIREEVDPEANIIVGSTLDEGMGGTMRVSVVATGIDALDNTGEMPVPRRSMSKPLTQDRTIEEPEAVEEAPVAAESRSSAEDEPSTPSFFDDAPAASQPDTRDMFGSRRDTRMDEVEDDLPPPAYTPEPEQYHAEAEAEELEAHPETFVAPRAPTPGTPSPEAMARLRAAAQRAAPSADRVQEAPKRPQPQPQSAASAQGGERPRFGINSLINRMTGTQEAEGQARPAPQPPRQQPPVKSQQAAAPQPRQEQDPDQERIEIPAFLRRQAN; this is encoded by the coding sequence ATGACCTTGAACCTTTCGATGCCGGGACAAGACGATCTGAAGCCACGCATCACCGTTTTCGGTGTCGGCGGGGCGGGGGGCAACGCTGTCAACAACATGATCGAGAAAGAGTTGGACGGCGTTGATTTCGTCGTGGCCAACACCGATGCGCAGGCGCTTCAGCAGGCCAAGTCGGAAAACCGCGTTCAGTTGGGTATCAAGGTCACCGAAGGTCTGGGCGCGGGTGCCCGCGCGACTGTCGGCGCTGCCGCCGCCGAGGAGAGCATCGAACAGATCGTCGATCACCTGGCCGGCGCGCATATGTGCTTCATCACCGCAGGCATGGGCGGCGGCACCGGTACCGGCGCCGCGCCGATCATCGCACAGGCCGCGCGTGAACTGGGCGTTCTGACCGTCGGCGTCGTGACGAAACCGTTCCAGTTCGAGGGCGCCAAGCGCATGCGTCAGGCCGAGGACGGCGTCGAGGCACTGCAAAAGGTCGTCGATACGCTGATCATCATTCCGAACCAGAACCTGTTCCGTCTGGCCAATGAAAAGACCACCTTCACCGAAGCCTTCTCCATGGCCGACGACGTGCTCTACCAGGGCGTCAAGGGCGTGACCGACCTGATGGTGCGTCCGGGCCTCATCAACCTCGACTTCGCGGACGTGCGTGCCGTGATGGACGAGATGGGTAAGGCGATGATGGGCACGGGCGAGGCCGACGGCGAAGACCGCGCCATCCAGGCCGCCGAGAAGGCTATAGCGAACCCGCTGCTCGACGAAATCTCGCTGCGCGGTGCGAAGGGCGTCCTGATCAACATCACCGGCGGTCACGACCTGACGCTTTTCGAACTCGACGAAGCGGCAAACCGTATCCGCGAAGAAGTCGACCCCGAAGCCAACATCATCGTCGGGTCCACGCTGGACGAAGGCATGGGCGGCACGATGCGCGTGAGCGTCGTGGCAACCGGCATCGATGCGCTGGACAACACCGGCGAAATGCCCGTGCCGCGCCGGTCGATGTCCAAGCCGCTGACACAGGATCGTACCATCGAAGAGCCCGAAGCCGTCGAAGAGGCGCCCGTGGCTGCCGAAAGCCGCAGCTCGGCCGAGGACGAGCCCTCGACACCCAGCTTCTTTGATGACGCACCCGCCGCGTCGCAGCCCGATACGCGCGATATGTTCGGCAGCCGCCGCGACACCCGTATGGATGAGGTGGAAGACGATCTGCCACCGCCAGCCTATACGCCGGAGCCCGAGCAGTACCACGCCGAGGCCGAAGCCGAAGAACTGGAAGCGCATCCCGAAACCTTCGTTGCGCCACGCGCGCCGACACCCGGAACACCTTCGCCCGAAGCGATGGCCCGACTGCGCGCCGCAGCGCAGCGTGCCGCACCTTCGGCGGATCGTGTTCAGGAAGCGCCCAAACGGCCCCAGCCGCAGCCACAGTCCGCTGCATCGGCACAGGGCGGCGAGCGTCCACGCTTTGGCATCAACTCGCTGATCAACCGGATGACCGGCACGCAGGAAGCCGAAGGGCAGGCACGTCCCGCCCCCCAGCCGCCACGCCAGCAGCCCCCGGTCAAGAGCCAGCAGGCCGCAGCACCTCAGCCCCGTCAGGAGCAGGATCCCGACCAGGAACGCATCGAAATCCCCGCTTTCCTGCGTCGCCAAGCAAACTGA
- a CDS encoding DUF427 domain-containing protein, translated as MASTITIRKAEGTWTVRAGGAVLGETNDALELIEGDYPPVIYFPRGDIAMAFLDPSDKVTSCPLKGEATYFSVVTKSRTLQDVVWSYEDPKDDVAQIKGYLAFQKRDEIAVEQI; from the coding sequence GTGGCAAGCACGATCACGATACGAAAAGCTGAAGGCACCTGGACCGTTCGCGCAGGTGGCGCTGTTCTGGGCGAAACCAACGACGCGCTGGAGCTGATCGAGGGGGATTATCCCCCCGTCATCTATTTCCCGCGCGGCGATATCGCGATGGCGTTTCTCGACCCTTCGGACAAGGTCACCAGCTGCCCGCTGAAGGGGGAGGCGACCTATTTCTCCGTGGTTACCAAGAGCCGCACCCTGCAGGATGTCGTCTGGTCCTACGAGGATCCGAAGGACGATGTGGCGCAGATCAAGGGCTACCTTGCGTTCCAGAAACGCGACGAGATCGCCGTCGAACAGATCTGA